In uncultured Draconibacterium sp., one genomic interval encodes:
- a CDS encoding NAD-dependent epimerase/dehydratase family protein has product MNILITGAFGFVGTNLAKSIKSELVAQLIAMDIFQPEDHVYDEFIFWDDLNKKKNEEFDTIIHLAGKAHDVKNTTDEASYFEINVELTKQIFEFFIHSKASKFIFFSSVKAVADEVKGNRLNESEFPNPKTPYGKSKLAAENYLHGITLPKNKKLYILRPCMIHGPGNKGNLNLLYKQVASGIPWPLGSFENERSFTSIDNLAFVINALLQKDIKPGTYQIADDEVLSTNKLIELIAHSKGKKAHIWCINKRIIQSLAKLGDIIHLPINSERLKKLTESYVVSNEKLKKALQVEKMPMKAERGIIKTILSF; this is encoded by the coding sequence ATGAATATTCTAATAACCGGTGCATTTGGTTTTGTCGGAACAAATCTTGCAAAATCCATAAAATCAGAGTTAGTAGCCCAACTCATTGCCATGGATATATTTCAACCGGAAGATCATGTATATGATGAATTCATTTTTTGGGATGACCTAAATAAAAAAAAGAACGAAGAATTTGATACTATAATACACTTAGCTGGCAAGGCTCACGATGTAAAAAACACGACCGATGAAGCATCGTATTTTGAAATAAATGTGGAGTTAACGAAACAGATTTTTGAATTTTTCATACATTCCAAGGCTTCAAAATTTATATTTTTTAGCTCTGTAAAAGCAGTTGCTGATGAGGTTAAAGGAAACCGTCTAAATGAATCAGAATTCCCTAATCCGAAAACGCCTTATGGCAAGTCGAAACTTGCAGCCGAAAACTATTTGCATGGTATTACATTGCCGAAAAATAAAAAGCTATATATACTCCGTCCGTGTATGATTCATGGCCCCGGGAACAAAGGGAATTTAAACCTGCTTTACAAACAAGTTGCCAGCGGAATTCCATGGCCTTTGGGTAGTTTTGAAAATGAACGATCTTTTACATCTATTGATAACCTTGCATTCGTTATAAATGCATTACTTCAAAAAGACATAAAACCCGGAACCTACCAAATTGCTGATGACGAAGTTCTTTCAACTAATAAACTTATTGAACTTATTGCGCACTCAAAAGGGAAAAAAGCTCACATTTGGTGTATCAATAAAAGGATAATTCAATCCCTCGCCAAATTGGGCGACATTATTCATTTACCGATCAATTCGGAGCGTCTTAAAAAATTAACAGAATCGTATGTTGTATCAAATGAAAAGCTAAAGAAAGCTTTACAAGTTGAGAAAATGCCAATGAAGGCAGAACGAGGTATTATCAAAACGATTTTATCATTCTAA
- a CDS encoding polysaccharide deacetylase family protein, which produces MNILTFDIEEWFHCDFISDMSTWTKYETRIFESVDKILHLLDERKIKATFFILGWIAEKYPAVVQTIHNHGHEIGCHSLSHNLVHQMDHNTFYHNTEKAIKLIEDIIGEKIIMYRAPGFSITHNTPWAFEVLHRLGIQIDCSVFPADHDYGGFPNFGISNPSRIKYNGFELKEFPMNTRKIFHTNVVFSGGGFFRLIPLPLINKWTNQSDYVMSYFHPRDFDHGQPILPQLSLKRKFKSYYGLKRSFNKFEMWLDNFETISILQADIQIDWENTKIVKLG; this is translated from the coding sequence ATGAATATTTTAACATTTGACATAGAAGAGTGGTTTCACTGTGATTTTATTTCAGACATGTCTACATGGACAAAATATGAAACAAGAATTTTCGAATCTGTTGATAAAATTCTTCATCTTCTCGATGAAAGAAAAATAAAAGCAACCTTTTTTATTCTTGGATGGATTGCAGAGAAATACCCCGCAGTTGTACAAACAATTCATAATCATGGACATGAAATTGGCTGTCACTCTTTATCACATAATTTAGTTCACCAAATGGACCATAATACATTCTACCACAATACTGAAAAGGCAATTAAGTTAATTGAAGATATTATTGGGGAAAAAATAATTATGTATAGGGCTCCGGGATTTTCAATAACCCATAATACTCCATGGGCATTTGAGGTTTTACATCGATTGGGAATTCAAATTGATTGTTCTGTTTTTCCGGCTGATCACGATTATGGTGGATTTCCGAACTTTGGGATTAGCAATCCCTCACGAATAAAATACAACGGTTTTGAATTGAAAGAATTCCCTATGAACACTCGTAAAATATTTCATACAAATGTTGTTTTTTCAGGAGGCGGATTTTTCAGGCTGATCCCTCTCCCACTAATTAATAAATGGACCAATCAATCTGACTATGTTATGAGTTATTTTCACCCAAGAGATTTCGATCATGGTCAACCGATTTTACCACAACTAAGTCTAAAACGGAAATTCAAATCCTACTATGGATTAAAACGTTCTTTCAATAAATTTGAGATGTGGTTAGATAACTTCGAAACGATAAGCATATTACAAGCTGACATTCAAATTGATTGGGAGAATACTAAGATAGTTAAATTGGGATAA